CGACGGTGATCTTGGCACCCATGGCTTCCAGACCGCGGAGGTGCAGGTCGACCGGGCGCGAGCCGATGGCGCAGCCACCGGGCAGGGCGACTTCCGCCTCGCCGAAGCGGGCGACCATCGGACCCAGCACCAGGATGGAGGCACGCATGGTCTTGACCAGCTCGTAGGGCGCGACGAGGGTCTTGATGCTGGAGGCATCGACCTCGACGTTGAGCTTTTCACCGATCACCGGCTGGACACCCATGCGACCGAACAGCTCGATCATGGTGGTGATGTCGTGCAGGTGCGGCAGGTTGGCGATGGTCACCGGGGTATCGGCGAGCAGGGTCGCGGCCAGGATCGGCAGGGCGGAGTTCTTGGCTCCGGAAATGCGAATTTCACCGTTCAGGCTATTGCCGCCGGTAATGATCAGTTTATCCATAACGAGTTCTCGGCGCCGCGAATCAGGCGCGTTCGGCCCAGGCGGCACGGGTGAAGAATTTCATGGTGACAGCGTGGATGCTGCCATCGGCGATCTGCGGCTGGAGATGGGAGTAGACCTGCTGCTGACGCTTGACCGGGCTGAGGGCCTGGAGCTCGTCGCTGATCAGGTAGAGCTGGAAGTTGCAGCCCTCGCCTTCCACTTCCACCTGGGTATCGGCCAGTTTCGCCTCCAGGAGACTTTTGACTTCTTGGGCCTGCATGGCGGCACCTCGGCAATCTAGTACAGCCGGTGATCATACAAAAAAACCGGCGGTACGGCGACTGCGATGACCGCTAGGCGTGAGCCTGGTCTGCCAGGGGCAACAACTCCAAGGCATCCGAAACGTCGGCGATCTGCCGCAGCTCGGGGGGCAGGCTCGCGATGGTGAGCGAGCGCCCGGCAGCCTGGGCATCGCGCAGCCAGGCCAGCAGCAGCGCCAAGCCGGCGCTGTTGGAGCGTTCGACGCCGGCGCAGTCCAGCACCAGCGGACCGCTACCTTGGCCGATCAGCGCCCGACCCTGCTCGCGCAGGGTCGGCACATTGGCGTGGTCGAGCACGCCCGACAAGTGCAGTCGGGCACCCTCGCCGGAGATGGCAGCGCGACTCACGAGCCGACCTTGGCCTTCTGGGCCTCGGGAGAATCCTTGGCCTTGGCCACGGTGCCCGCCCAGTTGTCGATGGTCTTGTTCAGGTCACCGTTGTTGTCCTGCATCGCCTGGGCGAACTGATCGCGGAACAGCTTGCCGAGGTTCAGGCCATTGATGATGACATTGCGGACCTTCCAGTCGTCACCCTGCTTGACCATGGTGTATTGCACCGGGTAGACGGCTCCATTGTTGCCCCTGACCTCCATGCCCACGCTGGTGCGATCAGGACCGTCGGACGGACCTTCGGGCAGGACGCGAATACCCTGGTTGTTGTATTCCAGCAGGGCATTGCCATAGAACTGCATCAGGCTACGTTTGAAGTTTTCCTGGAAGCGGGCCATCTGCTCGGGGGTGGCGCTACGGCTGTAACGCACGGTCATGATGCTGCGCGAGATGCCCTCGGCATCCACCACCGGCCCGAGAATGCTGTTCAGCGATTCGTAGAAGGCCTCCGGGTTGCTGCGATACTTGTCGCGATTGGCCTGGAGATCGGACAGCAAGGTGTTGGTGGTCTGCTGGATCACGTCGTAGGCCGAGGGCGCTGCCTGGGAGACCAGGGGCAACAGGGCCAGGATCGCGATCACTCCGTGACGAATTAGCTTGAGCATGGAAAAGCCTCGCATCATTTGTTTGCGGAAGAGTCTTTATTGACCGAATTGAGCAGGAATTTGCCGATCAGATCCTCGAGAACCAGCGAAGATTGTGTATCTCGAATGGTCGAGCCTTCCTTGAGCACCTGCTCGTCGCCACCGACGCTGATGCCGATGTACTTCTCGCCGAGCAGGCCAGCGGTCAGGATGGAGGCGATGGAGTCGGTCGGCAGGTTGTCCACCTGCTTGTCGATCTGCATGGTGACCCGCGCACGGTAGCTGTTGCGGTCGAGATCGATGGCGGTGACCTTGCCGATGGTCACGCCCGACATCGTCACCCGCGATCTCACGGTGAGACCGGCGATGTTGTCGAAGTAGGCGTAGACCTTGTAGGTATCGCGATGGTCACTCATCGTCAGACCGCTTACCCGCAGCGCCAGCAACAGCAGTGCGAGCACGCCGGCCAGCAGGAAGAGTCCGACACCGATTTCCTGGGTGCGGGTTTGCATCAGAGATCTCCAAACATCAGGGCGGTAAGAATGAAGTCGAGGCCGAGCACGGCGAGCGACGCATAGACGACGGTACGGGTGGTGGCACGGCCGATGCCTTCGGACGTCGGCTCGCAGTCGTACCCCTGGAAGACGGCGACCCAGGTCACCACGAAGGCGAACACCAGGCTCTTGATCACGCCATTGAGCACGTCGCTGAGCATTACGCTGTTCTGCATGGTGGCCCAGAAGGAGCCGTCATAGACGCCGAGCCAGTCGACGGCGACCATGGCCGCGCCCCAGATACCCACCACACTGAACATGGCGGCCAGCAGCGGCATGGAAATGAAGCCGGCCCAGAAGCGCGGCGCGACGATGTACTTGAGCGGGTCAACGCCGATCATTTCCAGGCTGGACAACTGCTCGGTGGACTTCATGTTGCCGATCTCGGCGGTCAGGGCGGACCCCGCACGGCCGGCGAACAGCAGCGCGGTCACCACGGGACCGAGCTCGCGCAGCAGGGTCAGAGCGACCATCTGCCCCACGGCCTGCTCGGAGCCATACTTGACCAGGATGTTGTAGCCCTGCAGGGCGATCACCATGCCGATGAAGAAGCCCGACACCACGATGATCGGCAGCGACAGCACACCCACCGAATAGAGTTGTTTGCCCAACAGTTGCAGGCCGCTGCCCACGCCACCGCGGCCGAACACCGCCAGCACCAGCACGATCACCGAGCGACCGATGGCCGCCACGACGTCCAGCCCGGCCCGGCCCAGCCGACGAATCCGCTCCACGGCGGAGACCTTACGCATCAGTGTTTCCCCAGCAAGGCATCGCGCAGATCCGGCGCGGCGAAGTGGAAGGGTACCGGGCCATCGGGGATGCCCTGCATGAACTGGCGGACCCGCGGATCCGGCGACTCGCGCAATTCCTTCGGCGTGCCCTGCCCCAGCACCTTGGTATCGCCCACCACATAGAGGTAGTCGGCGATGCTGGCGGTCTCGGCCAGATCGTGGGAGACCACGATGCTGGTCAGCCCCAGCGCCTGGTTGAGCAGGCGGATCAGCCGCACCAGCACCCCCATGGCGATGGGATCCTGACCGACGAAGGGTTCGTCGTACATGAGGATTTGCGGATCCAGGGCAATGGCGCGCGCCAGGGCGACGCGCCGCCTCATGCCACCAGACAGCTCGTCCGGCATCAATTCGACGGCGCCACGCAAACCCACCGCCTGCAACTTGAGCAGGACGATGTCGCGAATCATTTCCTCGGGCAGCTTGGTATGCACCCGCAGGGGAAAGGCCACGTTCTCGAACACATCGAGATCGGTGAACAGGGCGCCACTCTGGAACAGCACCCCCATCTGCCGACGCATCTCGAACAGCTCGCCACGGGACAACTGCGGCAGGTTGGCGCCATTGACCCAGATCTCGCCGGCACTCGGCCGCAGCTGGGCGGCGATCAACCGCAACAGGGTGGTCTTGCCGCTTCCGGACGGTCCCATGATCCCGGTGACCTTGCCGCGCGGGATGCGAATGTCGACCTGGTCATAGATCAGACGCGTACCGCGCTTGAAGGAAACGCCCTTCAACTCCACGGCATACGGGCTATCGACGGCCATCGAAACTCCTAAGGTTCAACTCTGTGCAGGGAGACGCCGCTCCGCCGCGTCAGGGCACGCGACTCTTGCGCTCCATGGCCCTTGCAAAAGGGCGGCACTATAACATCCGTTAGCGATGAGGCGTCCGACCTGCGGGTGACGTTGCTGAGTGTCGCGGCTTTGCGCATATAATTTCCGATTGTCCTGCCACCTGCCTTCTGACCCATGTCCGACACAATAGATTTCATCGCTTCCGCCAGGCGTACCATAGAGGTAGAGCGGGCGGCGGTGGCCGCCCTGGGCGAGCGCGTCGATGCCAGCTTCTCCGAAGCATGCCGCCTGCTGTTGAATTGCCGCGGCCGCATCGTCGTACTGGGCATGGGCAAGTCCGGCCATGTCGGCAACAAGATCGCCGCCACCCTCGCCAGTACCGGCAGTCCGGCCTTCTTCGTCCACCCGGCCGAGGCCAGCCATGGCGACATGGGCATGATCACCCGGGATGACGTCATCATCGCCATCTCCCAGTCGGGCACCTCGAGCGAAATCCTCACCCTGCTGCCGCTGATCAAGCGCCTGGGCGTGCCGCTGATCAGCTTCGCCGGCAATGCCGCCTCGCCCCTGGCGAAGGCCGCGGACGTCAACCTGGATACCAGCGTCGAAACCGAAGCCTGCCCGCTCAACCTGGCACCGACCTCCTCCACTACCGTCGCCCTGGTGCTGGGCGATGCCCTGGCTATCGCCCTGCTGGAAGCACGCGGTTTCACCGCCGAGGATTTCGCCTTCTCCCATCCGGGCGGAGCCCTGGGTCGTCGTCTGCTGCTCAAGGTGGAGAACGTCATGCACGCCGGTGACGACCTGCCCCGAGTGAGCGAAGACACCCTGGTGTCCGATGCCCTGCTGGAGATGTCGCGCAAGGGCCTGGGCATGACCAGCGTGCTGGCCGCCGATGGTCGCCTGACTGGCATCTTCACCGACGGCGATCTGCGCCGGGCACTGGATCGCGGGATCGATGTACGGACGACCCCCATCGC
The window above is part of the Pseudomonas oryzihabitans genome. Proteins encoded here:
- a CDS encoding BolA family protein, with amino-acid sequence MQAQEVKSLLEAKLADTQVEVEGEGCNFQLYLISDELQALSPVKRQQQVYSHLQPQIADGSIHAVTMKFFTRAAWAERA
- a CDS encoding STAS domain-containing protein, which gives rise to MSRAAISGEGARLHLSGVLDHANVPTLREQGRALIGQGSGPLVLDCAGVERSNSAGLALLLAWLRDAQAAGRSLTIASLPPELRQIADVSDALELLPLADQAHA
- a CDS encoding MlaC/ttg2D family ABC transporter substrate-binding protein; translation: MLKLIRHGVIAILALLPLVSQAAPSAYDVIQQTTNTLLSDLQANRDKYRSNPEAFYESLNSILGPVVDAEGISRSIMTVRYSRSATPEQMARFQENFKRSLMQFYGNALLEYNNQGIRVLPEGPSDGPDRTSVGMEVRGNNGAVYPVQYTMVKQGDDWKVRNVIINGLNLGKLFRDQFAQAMQDNNGDLNKTIDNWAGTVAKAKDSPEAQKAKVGS
- the mlaD gene encoding outer membrane lipid asymmetry maintenance protein MlaD is translated as MQTRTQEIGVGLFLLAGVLALLLLALRVSGLTMSDHRDTYKVYAYFDNIAGLTVRSRVTMSGVTIGKVTAIDLDRNSYRARVTMQIDKQVDNLPTDSIASILTAGLLGEKYIGISVGGDEQVLKEGSTIRDTQSSLVLEDLIGKFLLNSVNKDSSANK
- the mlaE gene encoding lipid asymmetry maintenance ABC transporter permease subunit MlaE; translation: MRKVSAVERIRRLGRAGLDVVAAIGRSVIVLVLAVFGRGGVGSGLQLLGKQLYSVGVLSLPIIVVSGFFIGMVIALQGYNILVKYGSEQAVGQMVALTLLRELGPVVTALLFAGRAGSALTAEIGNMKSTEQLSSLEMIGVDPLKYIVAPRFWAGFISMPLLAAMFSVVGIWGAAMVAVDWLGVYDGSFWATMQNSVMLSDVLNGVIKSLVFAFVVTWVAVFQGYDCEPTSEGIGRATTRTVVYASLAVLGLDFILTALMFGDL
- a CDS encoding ATP-binding cassette domain-containing protein, with protein sequence MAVDSPYAVELKGVSFKRGTRLIYDQVDIRIPRGKVTGIMGPSGSGKTTLLRLIAAQLRPSAGEIWVNGANLPQLSRGELFEMRRQMGVLFQSGALFTDLDVFENVAFPLRVHTKLPEEMIRDIVLLKLQAVGLRGAVELMPDELSGGMRRRVALARAIALDPQILMYDEPFVGQDPIAMGVLVRLIRLLNQALGLTSIVVSHDLAETASIADYLYVVGDTKVLGQGTPKELRESPDPRVRQFMQGIPDGPVPFHFAAPDLRDALLGKH
- a CDS encoding KpsF/GutQ family sugar-phosphate isomerase; translated protein: MSDTIDFIASARRTIEVERAAVAALGERVDASFSEACRLLLNCRGRIVVLGMGKSGHVGNKIAATLASTGSPAFFVHPAEASHGDMGMITRDDVIIAISQSGTSSEILTLLPLIKRLGVPLISFAGNAASPLAKAADVNLDTSVETEACPLNLAPTSSTTVALVLGDALAIALLEARGFTAEDFAFSHPGGALGRRLLLKVENVMHAGDDLPRVSEDTLVSDALLEMSRKGLGMTSVLAADGRLTGIFTDGDLRRALDRGIDVRTTPIATVMTRGGRTAKAQMLAAEALKIMEEHKINALVVVDEAHRPLGALNMGDLLRAGVL